The window TGCTGAACGCCCATCCCGACCTGCACGCTCCGCACGAACTGCACGTTCGCCGCCTCACCGTGGAATTCGGTACCTCGCTGGCCGAGAAGGCGATGGAGGCGCTCGGGCACAACCGGGCCGACCTGGAGCACCTGCTGTGGGACCGGGTGCTCCACCGGGAGCTGGTGCGCAGCGGCAAGACGTACGTGGTGGACAAGACCCCGGCGAACGCCTTCGCCCACGAGCGGATCGCCGCCTGCTGGCCCGACGCGCGTTTCGTCTTCCTCCTGCGCCACCCGGCCTCCATCGCGGCGTCGTGGCACGAGGCGAGCCCCGACAAGCGCACGCCCGAGGAGGCGGCGCTCGACGCGCTGCGCTACATGAAGGCGGTCGAGCGGGCCAGGAAGGCGCTGCCCGGCCTGACCGTGCGCTACGAGGAGCTGACCGCCGACCCGGAGACGACCTGCCGCCGCATCTGCGAGTTCCTGCACCTGGAGTGGGCGCCCCAGATGCTCCGGTACGGCACCCCCGACGTGGTCAGCAAGGGGCTCGGCGACTGGAAGGACAAGATCCGGTCCGGCACCGTCCAGCCGGGGCGCGACCTGCCCACGGAGGAGGAGGTCCCCGAGTCGCTCCGGAGCATGTGCCGCACATGGGAGTACCTGCCGTGAAGATCCGCTACATGCTGCTGCACGCGTACGGCATGGGCGGAACGATCCGCACGGTGGTCAACCAGGCCAACGCGATGGCCGAGGCCGGGCACGACGTCGAGATCGTCAGCGTGGTCCGGCGCCGGGACACACCGCAGTTCGGCATCGACGGGCGGGTCCGGCTGTCCGCGCTGGTGGACCAGCGCGGCGGGGTCGCGAGCGACTCGCTGGCCCGTAAGGTGTGGCGCCGGGCGCGCGGCAAGATCGTCCCGTACGGGGAGTTCGCCGCCGGCTACTTCACCGAGCGGGTCGAGCGGGCCGTCATCGAGTACGTGTCCTCGCTGGACGACGGCATCCTCGTCACCACCCGGCCGGCGCTGAACCTCATCGCCGCCCGCCGCGCCTCCACCGAAGTGGTGCGCGTCGCGCAGGAGCACATGAACCTCGCCGCCTACCCCCACACCGTGCGTGAGCAGATAGCCCGCCACTACGGCTGCTTCGACGCGGTGGCGGTGCTGACCGAGACCAGCCAGGCCGAGTACCGGGCGCTGCTCGACGACACGCCGATCGTCCGCATCCCCAACGCGGTCCACCTGGCCGGCCGCCGGCACTCCGACCAGACCAATCCCGTGGTGATCGCCGCGGGCCGGCTGGTGCCGCAGAAGGGCTTCGACATGCTGATCGCCGCCTTCGCGGCGGTCGCGCCGGACTTTCCCGACTGGCGGCTGCACGTCTTCGGCACCGGCCCGTCGAAGGAGCGGCTGCGGGCGCGCATCGAGGAGCACCGGCTCGGCGGGCGGGCCCGGCTGATGGGCCGCAGCGACCGCATCCACGAGGAGCTCGCCGAGGCGTCCGTCTACGCGCTCAGCTCGCGCATCGAGGGGCTGCCGATGGCGATGATCGAGGCGATGGGCCACGCGCTGGCCGTGGCCGCCTTCGACTGCCCGACCGGGCCCGGCGACGTGCTGACCCCGGGCGAGGACGGCCTGCTGGTGCCCCCGCGCGACGTGGACGCCCTGGCGGGGGCGCTGCGGCGGCTGATGGGCGACCGCGACCTGCGGCTGCGGCTGGGGGCCGGCGCCGCTCGCACGGCGGGCGACTACACGCCGGAGATGGTCATGCCGATGTGGGAGGACCTGTTCGCCGCCCTGGCGGCCGGCGACCCCCTCCCGACCGGCCGCCGACCGGCCCGCTGAACGGAGGGCGCGGGCGGCCGGCGGGCGGAGCACACGACCAGCGGGCCGAGCACACGACCGGCGGGCCGAGCGCGTGACCGGCGGGTGCGCGGCCAGCGGGGAGTCCGCGGGCCGCGCGCTGCGGGGCGGAGGCGTCAGTCCTCGTCGCCCTCGAAGACGTCCTCGAAGACCTCTTCGACGATCTCGCCCGCCACGAGGCCGCCGACGACGCCCGCGGCCCCGGCGGCGGCCACCATGCCCAGGCCGGGCCCACCGTGGTGACCACCGTGGTGACCACCGTGGTGACCGCCGTGGAAGTCGCCGTGGTGACCGTCGTGGTGACCGTGGTGGCCGCCGTGGAAGCCGCCGTACTGGGCGAGCCCGGACAGCCAGCGACCGATCTCGCCGGACCAGTCGGTGTTCATCGCGTCGTCGTGGCTGATCGTGAAGCGCCCGATGGCGTCACCGGAGTAGCGTCCGGAGCTCTTGTCGGCCTCCAGGATCACCTCCAGGCCCCCGGGGTTCGTCACGAAGGTCACCTCGACCTCCCCGACCGACCCGGCGTACTGCGGCGGCGGGTAGAACTCGATCTCCTGGTAGAACGGCAACTCCTGGCGCGAGCCGTAGATCTGGCCCACCTCCAGGTCGGCCGACTTGAACCGGAACCCGAGCTGCGGGAACGCGTCCAGGATGCGGAACTGGGACGGCAGCGGCTCGACGTCGACCATGTCGAGGTCGCCCTTGTCGACGGCCTTGGCGATGGCGAGCTCCGTGCGCACGCCGAGCGCCATGCCGGTCAGCCGCTGGCCGGCGATCTCGCTGATCGGCGCCTCCCACGGCACGGGGATCTGGAAGTCGATCACCCGCTCCTCGCCCTTGCGAAGGGTGAACGGGCCGGAGACCTGGGCGCGCGAGAACTCACCGACTCCCGCGCCTTCGCCGTCGCCGAACTCGACCTCCACCCTGGCCACCAGGCCGAGGGTGATGTGCTCGATCTCGGCGTCGAAGTCGCCGCCCTTGAGGCGGACCTCACCGGTCAGCGTGCCGCCCGGCCGGGTTCGCGGAGTGGCCAGGACGGTGTCCACCGAGGGTGCGCCCACACCGAACGCGCCCAGCATCCGTTTGAAGACCACGGCATGTTCTCCCTGTCGCTTCTGTTGATGGCATGTGTCAGCCACCCGCCTGAACGATCAACGTCGGCGGCGGGTTCCGTGGGCCAGTAAAACGTGTCTCCGCAGGCGGCACGCGGTGGTCGCCGTTTGATAGGGAATTGCGCGGTTCGCACGGAATGCGGCGGCGGGGTGGCCGGCCGAGGACGCCGTTCATCGATTCACAGGAAGCCCGCAGGTGGCACGGTCCAAGCCGTCAAGGTCCGCCTCCTATAGTCGTCATCAACGGCGATCGTCGTCGATGGCATCGACGAGCCTGCCCTTCCCGGCTTCTTCCGGTGTGGGTGCCGGCAGCAACGCGCGAACTCGGAGTGGAGGCACCGGGCCTTGTCAGCAGGAAACGCCGGACAGCCGGGGGGCGCGCGCACGCGGAGGGGGCGGCTGCGCGACAGGCTGCTGGCCGCCACCGGAGTCCTGCTCCTGGCGGTGGCCGCCGGCTGCTCCAGCGACGGGGGCGGCGGCGAGGGCGTGCCGGTCACCACCACCCAGCCGTCGGCGAATGCGGACTGCAAGCCCACGGACGAGCTCGTGCCGCCCTGCGGGGCGTACTGGGGCATGTACGTCGCGCCCGGCGACCCGAAGGTGCCCGTGGTGCAGTCCATCGGCGCCATGGAGTCCCAGCTCGGCCGCAAGCTCGACGTGATCTTCAGTTATCACGACATGTCCGACTCCCCCAACGGGACCTTCATCCGCGAGGACGAGGTCGAGCTCGGGCGGGACCGCATCCTCCTGCTGAGCTGGGAGGCCAAGATCTGGGGCACTCCCGAGCGCACGCTGTTGTGGCGCGACATCGCCAGCGGCTCCATGGACACCCTGATCGACAAGCAGGCCCAGCGGATCAAGAGCTACGGCAAGCGCGTCATGCTGGGCTTCGACGGTGAGATGGACCGGCGCGAGACCAGCGGCACCGCGGCCGAGTACGTCGCCGCCTACAAGCACATCCACGACCGGTTCGACAAGCTCGGCGTGACCAACGTGGTGTGGGTGTGGGCCGTGACCGGCTTCATCGAGTACAAGGACAAGTGGAAGAGCCTGTATCCGGGCCACGACTACGTCGACTGGATCAGCTACGACCCCTACAACTTCGCCGGTTGCCGGGGCGCGAAGTGGACGGACTTCGAGCAGACGGTCAAGCCGACCTACGACTGGTTCCAGGCCAACGGGTTCGCGGACAAGCCGATCATCATCGGCGAGTACAGCTCCGAGGTCGATCCGAAGAACCCCTCGGCCAAGGCCGACTGGTTCCGCGGCGTCCCGCAGGCCCTGAAGACCATGCCCAAGATCAAGGCCCTCCTGCAGTGGAACGCCGTCCTCGACCCCGAGTCGCCCAACGGCTGCGACTTCCGGCTCGACGGGCCGGGCGTCGTCGAGGCGTTCGCCGAGGCCGGCCGCGACCCGTACGTCAACCAGCCGCTCCCCGACGCTCAGGCCGGCGGCTCGTAGCCGGAGCCCGCGTCCTCGCCGCCGTCGCCCGTGCCGTTGAGCACCCGCAGCACCCAGTCCAGCGAGCCGCCGGCGAGCACCTCCTCGGCGATCCGCTTGGCCGTGGTCGTCTTCAGCGCCGCCAGCGAGCTGTCGATCCACGGCTGCACGTTCTGGTGGCCCTGCTCGCGGTACTCGACGGCCTGGATCAGGCACTCCAGCTTGTCCGCGTCACGGGCGCAGACGGCCTCCAGGCTGGCCTTCTCCTCGTACTCCGCGACCGCCCCACCCACCATCCGCGCCACCGCGTCCGGCACGCCGCGCATCTGGTCGGCGGTGACCTGCTCGTTCGGAGCGGCCCGCAGGTAGAGCTTGCCGAGGTACGGGATGTCGGTGATCCGCGTCTCCTGCGTGTCGTGGAACAGGCTCATGAACGCCGCCCGCTGCGGATCGCCGCCCTCCAGCACGGTGATCACGCTCGCGATCACCGCGGCGCGGAAGGAGTGGTCGGCGATGCTCTCCGGGTCCCGCACGCCGGCGACCAGCCACCCCGTGCGCTTGTAGCGCTTGAGCAGCCCCATCTCGTACAGCAGGCCCGCGAGCCGGGTCAGGTCGTCCCTCACGAAATGCCCCTCTCAGCCGAGACGCGCCCTGCGCAGAGCGTAGAGGCCGAACGGCGGTTCCCCGCCCCCGCCGCGCCCGGCAGGTGGACATCATGACCTGCCCCGTAACCGCGCATGTGAACACCCGGACGCCTCCCTGTCCGGAACGGCTCGGACCGCGTGGCCGCAGGCTCGCGGCGCGGCGGGCCCGGCGGGCCCGGCGGGAGGGCGGCGTCGCCGTCTAGAATCCGCGGCAGGGGTGAGCGATGACGAGGCGGCCGTGGACGGGCACCGTGGTGCTGGCCGTCTCGGCGGTGACCGGATGGCTGGTCGTCGTGACGCTCCCCGGACCCCCCTACGACCTGCTCTGGACTCTCGGCGCCGGGGTCGGGACGTCGTTCCTCGCGGCCGGGGTGGTCGCGTGGCGGCTGCACCCCCACAACCGGGTGGGCCCGCTCATGGTGGCCGTCGGCGTCGCCTGGGTCCCGCAGCAGTTGCTGATCAGCTCCGCCGAGCTGCCGCTGTTCCCGGTGTGGCTGCTGCTCGGCAGTCTGTGGGCGGCGCTGGCCTGCCATCTGTTCCTCGCCTTCCCCACCGGGCGGCTGGGCCGCCTCTCCTGGCGGATCGTGGCCGGCCTCGCCTACGCCGAGGCGGTGGTGCTCCCGGCGACGGAGACCTTGGCCGCCCGCCCGGAGCCCGCCGAGCCGCTGAGATCGATCGGGCAGTTCGTCAACCAGTCCGCCTGGCATCTGGTCATCGTCACCGGGCTCGCGGTCCTCGCGCTCGCGACGGCCCGCTGGCGTGAGGGCGGCGTCGCCCACCGGCGGGCCGCCTTCCCCGTCACCGCCGCCTCCGTGATCGCCACGGTCGCGTTCGTGGCGTCCCACCTGGTGAGCACGTGGGGGCCGGCAGAGCTCGAACTCCCCCTGGCGGTCACCATGTTCGGCGCCTTCGCCGCGGTTCCGCTCGCCTATCTCGGCTCCCTGCTCCGGCTCAGGATCGACCGCGGCCGGGTGGCGGACCTCGTCGTACGGCTCAGGAGCAGGAAGCGGCCGGGCAGCTTGGAGAACGCGCTGGCGACCACGCTGCACGACCCGACGCTGCGCCTCGGATACTGGATGGCCGGCCAGGGCCGATACGTCGACGCCGAGGGCAGCCCGGTCGAGCTGCCGCCGAAGGAGAGCGGCAGGATGATGACCCGCGTCGACCAGGGCGGGTCGCGCCTGGCCGTCCTCCTCCATGACGCGGCCCTGCTGGAGCAGCCGCTGCTGGTCGAGGCGGCATGCGCCGCCGCCGCGCTGGCACTGGAGAACGAGCGGCTCACCGCCGACCTGCGCGCGCGGCTGCGGCAGCTCGCCGCGACCCAGTCGCGGATGCTCCAGTGGGGTGAGGCCGAGCGCCGCAGGATCGAACGCGACCTGCACGACGGTGCGCAGCAACGGCTGCTGTCGGTGGCGATGACGCTCGGGCTGGCCGAGGCCACCCCCGCCAAGGCCGGCTCGCTGATCGGGGAGGCGAAGGCGGCCGTCCTCAGCGCGCTGGACGACCTGCGCGCGGTCAGCCACGGCATCCATCCGCCGGTCCTGACCGAGCGCGGGCTGCCCGGCGCGGTGAAGGAACTCGCCGCCGTCGCGCCCATCTCGGTCGACTGCGTGATCGACCTGGCGGAGCCGCTTCCTCCCGCGGTGGAGAGCGCGGCCTACTACATCGTCAACGAGGCGCTGGCCAACGTGACCAAGCACGCCGAGGCGAGCAGGGCGTGGGTGCGCCTGGCGCGGACCGACGGCCACCTCGCGGTGGAGGTCGGTGACGACGGCCGCGGGGGCGCCGACCCGGCCCGCGGCTCCGGACTGGAGGGGCTGGCCCACCGCGCCGAGGCGAACGGCGGCTGGCTCGAACTGGACAGCCAGGAAGGCGAGGGGACCGTGCTGCGGGTGATGCTGCCATGCGGGTAGCGATTTGCGAGGACTCCACGCTGCTGCGTGAGGGACTGTCCCGCCTGCTCACCGAGGCGGGGTTCGCGGTGGTGACGGCCGTGGACGACGCGGACAAGCTGCTGGCCCAGGTCCGCGACGACCCTCCCGACGTGGCCGTTCTGGACATCCGGCTGCCGCCGACGCACACCGACGAGGGCCTGCGGGCGGCACTCGTCCTGCGCCGGCTGCATCCCGAGGTCGGGGTGCTCGTCCTGTCGCAGTACGCACGGGTCAGCTACGCGGTCGAACTGCTCGACGGCGGCGGCGAGGGGGTCGGCTACCTGCTCAAGGACCGCGTCTCCGACCTGGCGGAGTTCGCCGCGGCGATCCGCCGGGTGGGCTCGGGCGGGTCGGCGCTGGACCCGGTGGTGATCGAGCGGCTGGTGAGCCGGCACCGCCAGCCCGACGATCCGCTGAGCCTGCTCACCGAGCGGGAGAGGGACGTGCTCGGGCTCATGGCGGAAGGCCGGACCAACAAGGCCATCTCGGAACGGCTCGCCATCGCGGAACGTACCGTCGAGAAGCACTGCACCGGCATCTTCGGCAAGCTCGGCCTGGAGGCGGGCCCGCACGACCACCGCCGGGTGCTGGCCGTGCTCCGCTATCTCAACGCGTAGGTCCCGGCGTACAGCCGCGCAGGTGCGGTTAACCGCACCTGCGCGGGTGCGGGCGCCCGGCTTCCGGCGGCCCTGACGTGGTGGGAGCATTCGACATGACGGGAAAGGAAGTGTTGAGATGGCTCTGACCGGCGTGGGCGTGCAACGATTATTGGCCGACTCGGGCGAACCACGAGAGTGGGTGTCGCCCCGGACGGATCTGGTCACCGCGCTGCTGGGCGTCTGGTTCGGCATCGGGCTGATGATCGACGCGTGGGCGCACAGCAACCTGGCCGAGCTGGAGACGTTCTTCACGCCCTGGCACGCGGTGTTCTACTCGGGGTTCGCCGCGGTCGCCGGCTGGATCATCTGGCAGGCGTTGCGCAACGTCAGGCAGGGCCGGCAGGGGCTGGCGGCGGTGCCCATGGGCTATCTCGCCGGGCTGGTGGCGGTGCCGGGGTTCGCGGCCTTCGGCTTCGCCGACATGATGTGGCACACGTTCCTCGGCATCGAGCAGAGCGTCGACATCCTGTTCAGCCCGTCCCACCTCGGGCTCATCGCGACGATGATGCTCATCATCACCACGCCGCTCCGCTCCGCCTGGAGGGCCCCGGACCTCGGCGAACGCCCCTCCTTCGGCCGCCTGCTCCCCGCACTCGTCGGGCTCGCCTTCGCGGCCACGCTGGTGTCGCTGTTCGTCTCGTACGGCAACGCCATGCAGTGGAGTGCGAACGGCATCGTCGAGGTGTTCTCCTCCGTGGACGAGCAAGGGGCCGACCGCCTCGCCTCCTCGATGATCATCACGAACGTCGTCCTGCTGGCCCCCGTGCTGCTGCTGGTCCGCCGGTGGCACCTGCCCTTCGGCAGCGTGACCCTGATGTACGCGGTGGGGGTCCTGATGCCGGGAGCGCAGACGTCGTTCGAGAACCTGCCGATCCTGCTGAGCTTCGTCGCCGCCGGCGTGGCGAGTGACCTGCTGATCAGGTGGCTGCGCCCGTCGGCCGGGCGGCGGGCCGCCTTCTGGGCCTTCGCCGGGCTGTCCGCCTTCGTCACCTGGTCGCTGTACCTCGCGGTCGCCTCGGTGGCGGCCGGGCGCACCCCGGCCGTGCCCGAGCTGCTGACCGGCGCGCCGATCGTGGCCGGCCTCATCGGCCTGGTGCTCGGGGTGCTGTTCCTGCCCAACGCCTCGGACACCGGCCGGGCATGATCCGCGTTCTCCGCCTGGCCGCGCTCCTGGCGCTGGCGGGCGCGGCTTCGGCCGCCCTGCTGGTGCTGGCGGGCGCGGCTCCGGCCGCCGCGCACAACCTGACGGCCGGGACGGACCTGCGGATCGCCCAGACCATCGCGGGCACCGAGCTCACCGTGGTCATCAAGGGGACGGCGCGGGTGCCCGGGCCGTTGCAGATCGGCGTCATGGCCTTCCAGCCGGTCACCGATCTGCCGGTGAACCTGGAGGTCCGGTCGGTCACGGACGGCCGCACGGTGTCCGGTGTGGCGCGGGCGGCACGAGATCCGCAGTTCGTGCGGCTCCAGGTGGAGCAGACCGGCCCCCACGAGCTCAGGTTGAGCGCGGGGGGCGAGGTCGCCGTGGTGCCGTTCCGGGTCCTGGTGGAGCGCGGGTCCGGCTGGGACTTCCTGATTTATGGGGGCTTCTTCGTCGCCGGGCTGCTGATGGTCGGCGGCCTGCTCACCGGGGCGCTGTCCCGGCGTACTCCCGCCATGCTGCTCGCCGGCGGCGCCGCAGCGGGGTTGACGATCGCCGCCATGGTCGTCGTCCTCGAACCGCAACTGCCCACCGGCCCTCCCGACGGCGCCCCGCCCGCGGCCGACCCGCAGGCGGGCGGGCGCCCGTTCGTCCAGGGCCTGCTGGAAACCGTGCCCGAACGCCCGCTCGCGGGAGAGGAGTTCACCTTGCGTGTCGCGCTGGTCGACGGGTCCACCGGCCGGCCCGTGGACGATCTCACCGTCCACCACGAGGCGCTCGCCCACCTGGTCGTCACCAGCCAGGACGGCCGCTACTTCCGCCACCTGCATCCGCTGCGGACGGCACCCGGCCGGCTGGAGGTCCGGATGCGCGCCGACCGGCCGGGCCGCTACCTGGCCCACGCCGAGCTGGAACGGGAGGACTCCGGCGGCCAACTCATCGCCGAAGGCTTCACCGTCGCCCGCCCGGCCGCGCCGGAAACCTCCGCCTCGCCCCCG is drawn from Nonomuraea muscovyensis and contains these coding sequences:
- a CDS encoding HD domain-containing protein, producing the protein MGLLKRYKRTGWLVAGVRDPESIADHSFRAAVIASVITVLEGGDPQRAAFMSLFHDTQETRITDIPYLGKLYLRAAPNEQVTADQMRGVPDAVARMVGGAVAEYEEKASLEAVCARDADKLECLIQAVEYREQGHQNVQPWIDSSLAALKTTTAKRIAEEVLAGGSLDWVLRVLNGTGDGGEDAGSGYEPPA
- a CDS encoding glycoside hydrolase family 26 protein; amino-acid sequence: MSAGNAGQPGGARTRRGRLRDRLLAATGVLLLAVAAGCSSDGGGGEGVPVTTTQPSANADCKPTDELVPPCGAYWGMYVAPGDPKVPVVQSIGAMESQLGRKLDVIFSYHDMSDSPNGTFIREDEVELGRDRILLLSWEAKIWGTPERTLLWRDIASGSMDTLIDKQAQRIKSYGKRVMLGFDGEMDRRETSGTAAEYVAAYKHIHDRFDKLGVTNVVWVWAVTGFIEYKDKWKSLYPGHDYVDWISYDPYNFAGCRGAKWTDFEQTVKPTYDWFQANGFADKPIIIGEYSSEVDPKNPSAKADWFRGVPQALKTMPKIKALLQWNAVLDPESPNGCDFRLDGPGVVEAFAEAGRDPYVNQPLPDAQAGGS
- a CDS encoding response regulator, with the translated sequence MRVAICEDSTLLREGLSRLLTEAGFAVVTAVDDADKLLAQVRDDPPDVAVLDIRLPPTHTDEGLRAALVLRRLHPEVGVLVLSQYARVSYAVELLDGGGEGVGYLLKDRVSDLAEFAAAIRRVGSGGSALDPVVIERLVSRHRQPDDPLSLLTERERDVLGLMAEGRTNKAISERLAIAERTVEKHCTGIFGKLGLEAGPHDHRRVLAVLRYLNA
- a CDS encoding sensor histidine kinase, coding for MTRRPWTGTVVLAVSAVTGWLVVVTLPGPPYDLLWTLGAGVGTSFLAAGVVAWRLHPHNRVGPLMVAVGVAWVPQQLLISSAELPLFPVWLLLGSLWAALACHLFLAFPTGRLGRLSWRIVAGLAYAEAVVLPATETLAARPEPAEPLRSIGQFVNQSAWHLVIVTGLAVLALATARWREGGVAHRRAAFPVTAASVIATVAFVASHLVSTWGPAELELPLAVTMFGAFAAVPLAYLGSLLRLRIDRGRVADLVVRLRSRKRPGSLENALATTLHDPTLRLGYWMAGQGRYVDAEGSPVELPPKESGRMMTRVDQGGSRLAVLLHDAALLEQPLLVEAACAAAALALENERLTADLRARLRQLAATQSRMLQWGEAERRRIERDLHDGAQQRLLSVAMTLGLAEATPAKAGSLIGEAKAAVLSALDDLRAVSHGIHPPVLTERGLPGAVKELAAVAPISVDCVIDLAEPLPPAVESAAYYIVNEALANVTKHAEASRAWVRLARTDGHLAVEVGDDGRGGADPARGSGLEGLAHRAEANGGWLELDSQEGEGTVLRVMLPCG
- a CDS encoding sulfotransferase family protein; the protein is MAWQRRINGALARYTGFHIERVGKVEQRAPQPRKRAETPFRPPADPGTDRLLTAPVFVISPVRSGSTLLRAMLNAHPDLHAPHELHVRRLTVEFGTSLAEKAMEALGHNRADLEHLLWDRVLHRELVRSGKTYVVDKTPANAFAHERIAACWPDARFVFLLRHPASIAASWHEASPDKRTPEEAALDALRYMKAVERARKALPGLTVRYEELTADPETTCRRICEFLHLEWAPQMLRYGTPDVVSKGLGDWKDKIRSGTVQPGRDLPTEEEVPESLRSMCRTWEYLP
- a CDS encoding glycosyltransferase family 4 protein, whose amino-acid sequence is MKIRYMLLHAYGMGGTIRTVVNQANAMAEAGHDVEIVSVVRRRDTPQFGIDGRVRLSALVDQRGGVASDSLARKVWRRARGKIVPYGEFAAGYFTERVERAVIEYVSSLDDGILVTTRPALNLIAARRASTEVVRVAQEHMNLAAYPHTVREQIARHYGCFDAVAVLTETSQAEYRALLDDTPIVRIPNAVHLAGRRHSDQTNPVVIAAGRLVPQKGFDMLIAAFAAVAPDFPDWRLHVFGTGPSKERLRARIEEHRLGGRARLMGRSDRIHEELAEASVYALSSRIEGLPMAMIEAMGHALAVAAFDCPTGPGDVLTPGEDGLLVPPRDVDALAGALRRLMGDRDLRLRLGAGAARTAGDYTPEMVMPMWEDLFAALAAGDPLPTGRRPAR
- a CDS encoding sporulation protein gives rise to the protein MVFKRMLGAFGVGAPSVDTVLATPRTRPGGTLTGEVRLKGGDFDAEIEHITLGLVARVEVEFGDGEGAGVGEFSRAQVSGPFTLRKGEERVIDFQIPVPWEAPISEIAGQRLTGMALGVRTELAIAKAVDKGDLDMVDVEPLPSQFRILDAFPQLGFRFKSADLEVGQIYGSRQELPFYQEIEFYPPPQYAGSVGEVEVTFVTNPGGLEVILEADKSSGRYSGDAIGRFTISHDDAMNTDWSGEIGRWLSGLAQYGGFHGGHHGHHDGHHGDFHGGHHGGHHGGHHGGPGLGMVAAAGAAGVVGGLVAGEIVEEVFEDVFEGDED